From one Leptospira paudalimensis genomic stretch:
- a CDS encoding efflux RND transporter permease subunit, which yields MSIASFSIKRPIFISSLVIIMVITGYISLKRIGVDLFPDINIPFVVVSTVYPGAGPEEIETSISKPLEEELSSISGLKRITSRNQEGISLVFAEFSLTTDIKYAEQQVRDKTARVKPLFPESSKEPLVQRFDPSDQPIMRISLFADLPEGELYDLAKEKIKTKLEQVNNVGAVKIIGGARREIHIELDRNKINAYQVPAIAIGNQIKNSGVNIPAGKVEGGEKETSFRTVAKYESLSQIENTVVSFGGEFGRGVLVKDLGQVKDTLQDRQTRGLLYAPIKTEEHEEPSIIGKLLFKYEAPKKERVQKTALFLDVYKQSGANTVEVADGILAKINTINDQIKDMKGTPKVILIRDGSKWIRANIEDVTLAIILGIFLAVLVVYLFLGNVRSTIITGMALPNSMLGAFIIMYAMGFTMNVMTLLALSLAVGLLVDDAIVVRENIFRKLEEGESVIVAARKGTEEVTLAVIGTSLTVIAVFLPIGFLSGIVGQFFKQFGLTVVFAMIISLFDGLTVAPMLSAYFAGKTDIHKEKNFVLRYFDKFQDFLDRMYAIIMKFALKKPWAVILLTILTLITSIFSLAFVKKTFLPANDQGEFMVNVEMAPGTSLTGTSEVVEQIQNEIIKNVPELELLATVVGNSDGESNIATIGVALLPSEYRKRTTAAVKDQIRDFLKAYPHARPKVNDYSAIGGGVQYPFNLNLKGENLKDLETYSFKVMDELRKIPDLTDVDTTYRTGKPEFQVVPDRAKMQTVGVVAGVMGAELRYHIEGGEVAKYLENGIEYDVRLRLKEDQRNLRKSFYETRVPNIQNKLIPLSAIADGKESTSPARIIREDRSRVVPINANLAPGGAIASASESAVKILKEKLPPPPGITYSFVGQSEDFKELLQNIVLAFGMALIFIYLVLASLYESFITPITILFAIPPAISGAFFALALTGEMLNLFSMIGLILLMGLVAKNSILLVDHAMLAMKEHGMSRNDAIFDAGAKRLRPILMTSLAMIAGTLPIALGIGEASKSRTAMGIAIIGGLILSTLITLIVVPAVFGYIDRLREKIEGAFRPDYEIRPEDLEG from the coding sequence ATGAGTATTGCTTCTTTTTCGATCAAACGCCCCATTTTCATTTCATCCCTCGTGATCATCATGGTGATCACAGGTTACATTTCCTTAAAACGTATCGGTGTGGATTTATTCCCGGATATCAACATCCCATTTGTTGTGGTGTCCACAGTGTACCCTGGAGCAGGCCCAGAAGAAATTGAAACTTCCATCTCCAAACCTTTGGAAGAGGAACTTAGTTCTATCTCTGGACTTAAAAGGATCACTTCCCGAAACCAAGAAGGGATCTCTCTTGTTTTTGCTGAGTTCAGTTTGACCACTGACATCAAATATGCCGAACAACAAGTTCGGGATAAAACAGCAAGGGTCAAACCACTTTTCCCTGAATCTTCAAAAGAACCTCTTGTACAAAGGTTTGATCCCTCAGACCAACCCATTATGCGGATCTCTTTATTTGCTGATTTACCTGAAGGTGAATTGTACGATTTAGCAAAAGAAAAAATCAAAACCAAATTAGAACAGGTGAATAACGTTGGTGCGGTAAAGATTATCGGTGGTGCACGCCGTGAGATTCATATCGAACTTGATCGTAACAAAATTAATGCTTACCAAGTGCCTGCCATTGCGATAGGGAACCAAATCAAAAACTCTGGTGTGAACATCCCTGCAGGAAAAGTAGAAGGTGGAGAAAAAGAAACATCCTTTCGTACAGTTGCAAAATACGAATCCTTATCCCAAATTGAGAACACAGTTGTTTCGTTTGGTGGTGAATTTGGTAGAGGAGTTCTTGTCAAAGACCTTGGTCAGGTCAAAGATACATTACAAGACCGTCAAACCCGTGGACTTTTGTATGCTCCCATCAAAACAGAAGAACACGAAGAACCTTCCATCATTGGAAAATTATTATTCAAATACGAAGCACCAAAAAAAGAGCGGGTTCAAAAAACAGCACTTTTCCTAGATGTTTACAAACAATCGGGAGCAAACACAGTTGAAGTAGCCGATGGTATCTTAGCAAAAATTAATACCATCAATGACCAAATCAAAGATATGAAAGGCACTCCAAAAGTCATCCTCATCCGAGATGGCTCTAAATGGATTCGTGCTAACATTGAAGATGTAACACTCGCCATTATTCTAGGAATTTTTCTCGCTGTTTTAGTTGTGTATCTTTTCCTTGGGAACGTTCGTTCTACCATCATCACTGGTATGGCACTCCCAAACTCAATGTTAGGTGCTTTTATCATCATGTATGCCATGGGATTTACCATGAACGTGATGACACTTCTTGCCTTATCACTTGCGGTAGGACTTTTGGTTGATGATGCCATTGTGGTTAGGGAAAATATTTTCCGTAAACTGGAAGAGGGGGAATCGGTCATTGTTGCAGCCCGTAAAGGAACGGAAGAAGTAACCTTAGCGGTCATCGGAACCTCTCTCACAGTGATTGCGGTTTTCCTCCCCATTGGATTTTTATCAGGAATTGTGGGTCAGTTTTTCAAACAGTTTGGACTCACAGTTGTTTTTGCCATGATCATTTCTCTTTTTGATGGTCTGACAGTTGCACCAATGTTATCTGCTTATTTTGCAGGTAAAACTGACATTCATAAAGAAAAGAATTTTGTCCTTCGTTATTTTGATAAGTTCCAAGATTTCCTGGACAGAATGTACGCAATCATTATGAAGTTTGCCTTAAAAAAACCATGGGCAGTGATTTTACTCACAATTCTTACACTCATCACAAGTATCTTCTCGCTTGCCTTTGTAAAAAAGACCTTCCTTCCTGCAAACGATCAGGGAGAATTTATGGTGAATGTGGAGATGGCACCAGGGACTTCCTTAACAGGAACTTCTGAAGTGGTAGAACAAATCCAAAATGAAATTATCAAAAACGTTCCCGAATTAGAATTATTGGCAACAGTTGTAGGGAATAGTGATGGAGAATCGAATATCGCTACGATTGGTGTTGCCTTACTCCCTTCTGAATACCGCAAACGTACAACAGCCGCAGTAAAAGACCAAATCAGAGATTTTCTAAAAGCATATCCTCATGCAAGACCGAAAGTGAACGACTATTCTGCGATTGGTGGTGGTGTTCAATATCCATTCAACCTTAACTTAAAAGGGGAAAATTTAAAAGATTTGGAAACCTATTCCTTCAAGGTAATGGATGAACTTAGGAAAATTCCAGACTTAACCGATGTGGACACAACTTACAGAACAGGTAAACCAGAATTCCAAGTAGTACCAGATCGTGCCAAAATGCAAACTGTTGGAGTGGTGGCAGGGGTGATGGGAGCAGAACTTCGTTACCACATCGAAGGGGGAGAAGTTGCCAAATACCTTGAAAATGGAATTGAATATGATGTTAGGTTACGTCTGAAAGAAGACCAACGAAATTTACGTAAGTCTTTTTATGAAACAAGAGTGCCAAACATTCAAAACAAACTCATTCCTCTAAGTGCAATTGCAGATGGTAAGGAAAGTACATCCCCTGCAAGGATCATTCGTGAAGACAGATCTAGAGTTGTTCCTATCAATGCAAACCTAGCACCAGGTGGTGCCATAGCATCAGCTTCTGAATCTGCTGTCAAAATCCTGAAGGAAAAATTACCTCCACCTCCTGGGATTACGTATTCCTTTGTGGGACAATCAGAAGACTTCAAAGAATTGTTACAAAACATAGTCCTTGCCTTTGGAATGGCGCTTATATTCATCTATCTTGTGTTAGCTTCTCTTTATGAGTCATTTATCACACCGATAACGATTTTGTTTGCCATTCCACCTGCCATTTCGGGTGCCTTTTTTGCACTCGCTTTAACTGGTGAAATGTTAAACTTATTTAGTATGATTGGACTCATCCTACTAATGGGACTTGTTGCTAAAAACTCCATTTTACTTGTCGACCATGCGATGCTTGCCATGAAAGAACATGGAATGTCTAGAAACGATGCCATCTTTGATGCTGGTGCTAAACGTTTGAGACCAATCCTTATGACATCCCTTGCGATGATTGCAGGGACATTGCCGATTGCACTCGGGATTGGTGAGGCATCTAAATCGAGAACTGCAATGGGGATTGCCATTATTGGTGGACTCATCCTATCGACACTGATCACACTCATTGTGGTACCTGCCGTTTTTGGATACATTGATCGACTCAGAGAGAAAATTGAAGGAGCCTTCCGTCCAGATTACGAAATCCGACCTGAGGATTTAGAAGGATAA
- a CDS encoding MotA/TolQ/ExbB proton channel family protein, which translates to MQDFVDIGEKIIFLVMLFASILAIAVFIERLIVYKRNFNKESESLLDSLTLLIRHRDLKGTEKLLESHPMENSYTRFIHFVLEREKENHKGLSELMEGKILKERLSLEERLPILNTLGNNTPFIGLLGTVLGVIKAFYGLGTLGNSGAEVVMRSISTALLATAAGLAVAIPVVMANNYFTRKMKLVLGQLEILSKEIHASFITSGKHNQSSSSTPNIHH; encoded by the coding sequence ATGCAAGATTTCGTAGACATTGGTGAAAAAATCATCTTTCTCGTGATGTTATTCGCGAGTATCCTCGCCATTGCTGTTTTCATCGAAAGGTTAATTGTTTATAAACGCAATTTTAACAAAGAATCTGAATCACTTCTCGATTCACTCACACTTCTGATTCGCCACCGTGATCTAAAAGGTACAGAAAAATTACTCGAAAGCCATCCTATGGAAAATTCTTACACACGATTCATTCATTTTGTTTTGGAACGTGAAAAAGAAAATCACAAAGGTTTATCCGAACTCATGGAAGGGAAAATTCTAAAAGAACGTCTCAGTTTAGAGGAACGACTCCCAATTCTCAACACTCTTGGGAACAACACTCCCTTCATCGGACTCTTGGGAACTGTGCTTGGGGTGATCAAAGCGTTTTATGGTTTAGGTACTTTAGGGAACTCTGGAGCAGAAGTAGTGATGCGTAGTATTTCCACTGCCCTACTTGCCACTGCTGCTGGTCTTGCTGTTGCGATTCCTGTTGTGATGGCAAACAACTACTTCACCCGTAAAATGAAACTGGTATTAGGACAATTAGAAATTCTTTCGAAAGAAATCCATGCAAGTTTCATCACGAGTGGAAAACACAACCAATCCTCTAGTTCCACACCCAACATCCACCACTAA
- a CDS encoding esterase/lipase family protein: MFRFMEYLERFWALVSFYLPSHLSIDNNKDKNILIVPGFRAGRFFYARLKSNLDNLGFKVGILSTLRNPTSLEEAIQHLAKQILTAPNEVTLIAHNTGGLLVLILPDEARRKVKRLITLGTPFHGSDRFTNTRFSYWGFESDWVKTNYKNALFFPLFQPLSAIEDFSFPPQESTEFGQGRDLWFDIPGNYNLVRRNENIRTLREFLGTPKDNINITPSPKANPDFAVPKKIEVDFSKYEPAVYKKNKATLSKKKSSSNKELAKPTPKAKPNQKAKQTPKPKAKPKKKSKR, encoded by the coding sequence ATGTTTCGATTCATGGAATATCTGGAACGATTTTGGGCTTTGGTGTCGTTTTACCTGCCTAGTCATTTGTCGATTGATAACAATAAAGATAAAAATATTCTCATTGTGCCTGGGTTTAGAGCCGGACGTTTTTTTTATGCAAGACTAAAGTCAAATTTAGACAATTTGGGTTTCAAGGTTGGGATTTTGTCTACTTTACGAAACCCCACTTCGTTAGAAGAAGCAATCCAACACTTGGCGAAACAAATTTTAACAGCACCTAACGAAGTTACTTTGATCGCTCATAATACTGGTGGTCTATTGGTTTTGATTTTACCAGATGAAGCGAGACGAAAAGTAAAAAGATTAATCACTTTAGGAACTCCGTTTCATGGATCTGATCGATTTACCAACACAAGATTTTCGTATTGGGGTTTTGAATCGGATTGGGTGAAAACCAATTATAAAAACGCATTGTTTTTTCCACTTTTCCAACCACTTTCTGCAATTGAAGATTTTAGTTTTCCCCCTCAAGAAAGTACTGAGTTTGGACAAGGACGTGACCTATGGTTTGACATTCCAGGAAATTACAATCTTGTACGCAGGAATGAAAACATCCGAACTTTACGTGAATTTTTAGGAACACCGAAGGACAATATCAATATCACACCAAGTCCAAAAGCAAATCCCGACTTTGCAGTCCCTAAAAAAATCGAAGTTGATTTTTCTAAATATGAACCAGCTGTTTATAAAAAGAATAAAGCAACACTATCAAAAAAGAAATCTTCTTCTAACAAAGAGTTGGCGAAACCGACACCAAAAGCAAAACCAAATCAGAAAGCGAAACAGACTCCGAAACCAAAGGCAAAACCGAAAAAGAAATCCAAACGGTAA
- a CDS encoding LA_0364 family Cys-rich lipoprotein, whose amino-acid sequence MKGLIGSFTFVFLMGCGAPFSFRSACYERNKCSTIEGACFLRNDAFYRVSTGASTYSNADLAAIVGSCLGLEKVCRKNCESGTLF is encoded by the coding sequence ATGAAAGGTTTGATTGGTTCTTTCACTTTCGTATTTTTAATGGGGTGTGGTGCGCCATTTTCGTTTCGTTCTGCTTGTTATGAGCGGAACAAATGTTCCACAATTGAAGGTGCGTGTTTTTTACGTAACGATGCTTTTTATCGAGTGTCAACTGGGGCGTCTACTTACAGTAACGCAGATTTGGCGGCCATTGTTGGCAGTTGTCTTGGATTAGAAAAAGTCTGCCGAAAAAACTGCGAAAGTGGGACTCTTTTTTGA
- a CDS encoding four-helix bundle copper-binding protein yields the protein MNRKELLQKAGMAVAVSGILSTLSAEDHDHSGAMPTAGKSKYAKAMMAAIHCQLSAEVCLSHCITELGKGDKAMAACAASTREVISLCDSFVKLASQSSTFTKKLANLCVEVCEACAKECDKHANHHAVCKECRDSCLACAKELKKV from the coding sequence ATGAATCGAAAAGAATTATTACAAAAAGCAGGAATGGCAGTAGCTGTTTCTGGAATTTTATCAACACTTTCCGCAGAAGACCATGACCATTCAGGTGCTATGCCCACAGCTGGAAAATCCAAATATGCAAAAGCAATGATGGCGGCAATCCATTGCCAACTATCAGCAGAAGTATGCCTAAGTCATTGTATCACCGAACTTGGGAAAGGTGATAAAGCGATGGCAGCATGTGCGGCCTCCACTCGTGAAGTGATTAGCCTATGTGACTCGTTTGTGAAACTTGCAAGCCAAAGTTCAACGTTTACGAAAAAACTAGCAAATTTATGTGTGGAAGTTTGTGAGGCATGTGCAAAAGAATGTGACAAACATGCCAATCACCATGCAGTTTGCAAAGAATGTAGAGACAGTTGTCTTGCTTGTGCAAAAGAACTAAAAAAAGTTTAA
- a CDS encoding UTP--glucose-1-phosphate uridylyltransferase, protein MEKETVDQLIRETMKQAGLSDAFIADFILKVDAVRNGETGIVRWEEVGDLDPKSDEISLESIHESYPLDTTLLSKLVVIKLNGGLGTSMGLDKAKSLIPIKGNLSFLSVMAKQIEYLRNKYGIDVPLLFMDSYNTQEDSQKELNHSGFKQSLRSSFLQHKVPRLDAKTFAPIKTDVEKENWCPPGHGDIYFTMMEEGILDELLSKGFEIAFLSNGDNLGATVDPQIVSYLLKENIHFAMEMTPKTLADKKGGAIYRKLVGGKMIQYELLETAQVPKEHEHEFSGLGKFRTFSTNNLWINLRALKERFQKGNFSLSLIVNPKQVSGKDVIQLETAMGSAVGNFSKFKGIIIPRDRFAPVKKTEDYLIRRSDAYVLNEDYSLTMTKERKQKGLGEVLVSLDEKFYKKIQQFDALFVALPSLVECEELIVEGEILFDIPVKIKGKVKFQNVSGSLQKISSLSKAEFENQIISL, encoded by the coding sequence ATGGAGAAAGAAACCGTAGACCAACTGATCCGCGAGACGATGAAACAAGCAGGTCTTTCTGATGCATTCATCGCTGACTTTATTCTTAAAGTAGACGCAGTCCGTAATGGTGAAACAGGGATCGTACGTTGGGAAGAGGTAGGAGATTTAGACCCCAAATCTGACGAAATTTCCCTTGAGTCAATCCATGAATCCTATCCACTCGATACCACACTTCTTTCAAAACTTGTTGTCATCAAATTGAATGGGGGACTTGGGACAAGTATGGGACTCGACAAAGCCAAGTCTCTTATCCCGATTAAAGGGAATTTGTCTTTTTTGTCCGTGATGGCAAAACAAATCGAATACCTTCGTAACAAGTATGGAATCGATGTTCCTCTACTTTTTATGGATTCTTATAATACCCAAGAAGATTCTCAAAAAGAATTAAATCATAGTGGATTCAAACAATCGTTACGTTCTAGTTTTTTACAACATAAGGTTCCAAGATTAGATGCAAAAACCTTTGCACCTATCAAAACCGATGTAGAAAAAGAAAACTGGTGTCCGCCTGGCCATGGTGATATTTATTTCACAATGATGGAAGAAGGGATTTTAGATGAACTTCTCTCCAAAGGATTTGAAATCGCTTTCCTCTCCAATGGGGATAATTTGGGCGCAACGGTTGACCCTCAAATTGTATCTTATTTACTCAAAGAAAATATCCACTTTGCAATGGAAATGACACCAAAAACATTGGCGGATAAAAAAGGCGGGGCCATTTATCGCAAGTTAGTCGGCGGTAAAATGATCCAATACGAATTATTGGAAACGGCTCAAGTTCCAAAAGAACACGAACACGAATTTAGTGGGCTTGGAAAATTCAGAACGTTTTCTACCAATAATCTTTGGATCAATTTACGGGCTCTTAAGGAAAGGTTTCAAAAAGGAAACTTTTCATTATCTCTCATCGTCAATCCAAAACAAGTGTCTGGAAAGGATGTCATCCAACTGGAAACAGCAATGGGCAGTGCTGTTGGTAACTTTTCAAAGTTCAAAGGGATCATCATTCCAAGAGATCGATTTGCTCCAGTCAAAAAAACAGAAGACTATTTGATCCGTCGTTCAGATGCCTATGTTTTAAACGAAGATTATTCGTTAACAATGACGAAGGAAAGAAAACAAAAAGGACTTGGCGAAGTTCTTGTTTCTTTAGATGAAAAATTCTATAAAAAAATCCAACAATTTGATGCTTTGTTTGTCGCCTTACCATCTTTAGTTGAATGTGAGGAACTTATTGTGGAAGGTGAGATTTTATTTGATATTCCAGTGAAAATAAAAGGGAAAGTAAAATTCCAAAATGTTTCTGGTTCACTTCAAAAAATTTCATCTTTATCAAAAGCTGAATTTGAAAACCAAATCATTTCCTTATGA
- a CDS encoding PilZ domain-containing protein, which yields MSSERRIYNRISEKVHLTYRVIQSGAGSAQFLPSDKGEGDSQDISEGGLLFRTKEPMSLGTRLELELRFPDVKYVLYPKAKVVRLEEFGEGAFYEVGLEFNQIFDDDKKLLLEHIKKLEV from the coding sequence ATGTCTAGCGAACGCCGCATTTACAATCGTATCTCTGAAAAAGTCCATCTCACCTACCGTGTGATCCAATCGGGTGCAGGTTCGGCTCAGTTTTTGCCTAGTGACAAAGGGGAAGGGGACTCACAAGACATCTCAGAAGGTGGACTCCTCTTTCGTACGAAGGAACCAATGTCATTGGGTACAAGGCTTGAATTGGAATTACGTTTCCCAGATGTAAAATATGTTTTGTACCCAAAGGCAAAAGTAGTTCGATTGGAGGAATTTGGTGAAGGTGCTTTTTATGAAGTCGGACTTGAATTCAACCAAATCTTTGATGATGATAAAAAACTTCTATTGGAACATATCAAAAAACTAGAAGTATGA
- a CDS encoding fibronectin type III domain-containing protein, translating to MFRNTKQKIAIGTLLFIVGLIVVSFQSKPITGKTETKSSLKKPGLTPDPFALYQSIPPFISQVSPSDLPSSIDLSADFPTPMDQGTGKDNVGFTVGYGLISFLEAGKKGIRNLATIGPNSANGQKLLYSANFIYNQLNSGKDQAVSLLDALVLATSRGSVPIELMNESSNNLRVRPKANIVEIGRKARLGRIYKIEPHDLSSIKLALAEKKPVLIGYLVYENFLDPKPDAVFQQGSGEVIGAQSLVILGFNDKKKAFKIWNTWGTNWGDKGYLWISYESFPKHTKSIYVADPSEGNQLLTESKLMNELESLEFGEHNLFPPKEVYASRGDYSDRIRISWSSEKRAIGYEVYRKRKIDTKYQLVGLSKQPYFDDFGVQKNTAYHYKVASLDENYLSKPSIDSNDGYASEPTKPAGILPVTNLRASVAPTNDRIILEWDNQSIPTTYVVYKWNAMARIFRFLGKTEKNSYTDLKASRNGDNEIYQVVPERNQLEGESSYYVSAHLDPSEVLKPRPEHFTASKGLYPGVTVLQWEGSPSATAYHIFRKTNGSWKRIAKTTDLLYKDEEPSGKESFYAVTAEFEGELYSFPSEPDIGYASLVAGRSLSIKTPELTITENRKSGELWFSWNVIPKVTSYKILMRKKNEEDWSLVKETSESNFKLQNLSKNEFYFFVIQSVQKGVGESLYSSPVTAVLSETVPDIKKVKTFGESAIQKFIGPWTAMYWDGKNKVKPVRLTIEAEDAEGNIVMKWNENPIFRGKNIVDSDLIEEKGKWKIKLSPNYESLSGEFEDKGLVPEKSQLSFIRE from the coding sequence ATGTTTCGGAATACAAAACAAAAAATTGCAATTGGTACTTTATTGTTCATTGTTGGGCTAATCGTTGTTAGTTTCCAATCAAAACCAATTACTGGAAAAACGGAAACCAAATCATCTTTAAAAAAACCAGGGTTAACACCAGACCCATTTGCCTTATACCAAAGTATTCCTCCCTTTATTTCCCAAGTTTCCCCTTCAGATTTACCTTCCAGTATCGACCTTAGTGCGGACTTTCCGACTCCGATGGACCAAGGCACAGGAAAAGATAATGTAGGATTTACGGTCGGTTATGGCCTTATTTCGTTTTTAGAAGCTGGTAAAAAAGGGATTCGCAATTTAGCAACAATTGGGCCAAATTCTGCAAATGGACAAAAACTACTATATTCCGCAAATTTCATTTATAACCAATTGAACAGTGGGAAAGACCAAGCAGTTTCCTTACTCGATGCCTTGGTACTTGCAACGAGTAGAGGATCTGTGCCCATTGAGCTCATGAATGAATCAAGTAACAATCTGAGGGTACGACCAAAAGCAAACATTGTAGAAATAGGTCGAAAAGCGAGGCTTGGGCGAATTTATAAAATTGAACCTCACGACCTTTCCTCCATAAAACTTGCATTAGCTGAAAAAAAACCAGTTTTAATAGGATATTTGGTCTATGAAAATTTTCTAGATCCAAAACCAGATGCCGTTTTCCAACAAGGCAGTGGAGAAGTTATAGGAGCCCAATCCCTTGTGATATTGGGATTTAATGACAAAAAGAAAGCGTTTAAAATTTGGAATACTTGGGGAACCAATTGGGGAGACAAAGGTTATCTTTGGATTTCTTACGAAAGTTTCCCAAAACATACCAAATCAATTTATGTTGCCGATCCCTCAGAAGGAAACCAATTACTCACAGAATCAAAGTTGATGAATGAATTGGAATCATTGGAATTCGGTGAACATAATTTATTCCCACCAAAAGAAGTATATGCATCCCGAGGTGATTATTCTGATCGGATTAGAATCTCTTGGTCGAGTGAAAAACGTGCCATTGGGTACGAAGTGTACAGAAAACGTAAAATCGACACAAAATACCAACTTGTTGGACTTTCCAAACAACCTTACTTTGACGATTTTGGTGTTCAAAAAAATACTGCCTATCATTACAAAGTAGCTAGCTTAGATGAAAATTATTTATCCAAACCTTCAATTGACTCAAACGATGGTTATGCGTCAGAGCCAACAAAACCTGCAGGGATTTTACCTGTCACCAATTTACGAGCATCAGTAGCACCAACTAATGACCGCATCATATTAGAATGGGACAACCAATCCATCCCTACTACCTATGTCGTGTACAAATGGAACGCAATGGCACGGATTTTTCGCTTTTTAGGAAAAACTGAAAAAAATTCTTACACGGATTTAAAAGCAAGTCGTAATGGTGACAACGAAATTTACCAAGTTGTTCCAGAAAGAAACCAATTAGAAGGAGAATCCAGTTATTACGTATCTGCACATTTAGATCCTTCTGAAGTTTTAAAACCAAGACCTGAACATTTCACCGCATCCAAGGGTTTGTATCCAGGTGTGACCGTCTTACAATGGGAAGGTTCTCCGAGTGCAACAGCTTACCATATCTTTCGAAAAACAAATGGTTCCTGGAAACGAATTGCGAAAACCACAGACTTACTCTACAAAGACGAGGAACCTTCTGGAAAAGAATCATTTTATGCTGTCACAGCAGAATTCGAAGGGGAATTGTATAGTTTCCCATCTGAACCAGATATAGGATATGCATCACTTGTTGCAGGAAGGTCTTTAAGTATAAAGACTCCTGAATTAACAATCACAGAGAATCGGAAATCTGGCGAACTCTGGTTCAGTTGGAATGTAATTCCAAAAGTCACTTCCTATAAAATTCTGATGAGAAAAAAGAATGAAGAAGACTGGAGTCTAGTCAAAGAAACTTCAGAATCTAATTTTAAACTACAAAATCTTTCTAAAAATGAATTTTATTTTTTTGTGATTCAATCCGTTCAAAAAGGAGTTGGTGAAAGTCTGTATTCTTCCCCGGTCACTGCTGTTTTATCAGAAACTGTTCCCGATATTAAAAAAGTAAAAACTTTTGGTGAATCCGCCATACAGAAGTTTATCGGCCCTTGGACCGCAATGTATTGGGATGGAAAAAACAAAGTGAAACCAGTTCGATTGACCATCGAAGCTGAAGACGCAGAAGGGAACATTGTCATGAAATGGAATGAAAATCCAATCTTTCGTGGCAAAAATATAGTAGATTCCGATTTAATTGAAGAAAAAGGAAAATGGAAAATTAAACTATCTCCAAACTATGAATCTTTATCAGGTGAATTTGAAGATAAAGGTTTAGTCCCAGAAAAAAGCCAACTATCATTTATCCGCGAATAA
- a CDS encoding energy transducer TonB, giving the protein MKSFTLFLQYKLRRFGLFRASLFVSVSLHVMCYLVYFVLTLPSEAAFQETSLEDMDVSFEEIPPELIGGTSSPAPVEKQEWVEGSNKDAEDKPDNSDLNPNQLSGNGTDKDGFLFSFNGDRPPTPIIDFDLKAYFPEAAKAANISQKTVVVMVQVDEQGVLQGVKIVSGRAGYGFDEAAIKIIQRARFTPGYDKGKPTRMAHRLPISFDLEED; this is encoded by the coding sequence ATGAAATCATTTACATTATTTTTACAATACAAACTCAGGCGGTTCGGTCTTTTCCGAGCCAGCTTATTTGTTTCTGTGAGTTTACATGTAATGTGTTATTTGGTATATTTTGTTTTAACATTACCCAGTGAAGCAGCTTTTCAAGAAACTTCGTTGGAAGATATGGATGTATCCTTTGAAGAAATTCCACCAGAACTCATTGGTGGCACTTCAAGCCCTGCTCCCGTCGAAAAACAAGAGTGGGTAGAGGGATCGAATAAAGATGCAGAAGACAAACCCGATAATTCAGACTTAAACCCAAACCAACTTTCAGGGAATGGAACAGACAAAGATGGATTTTTGTTTTCATTTAACGGAGACAGACCTCCCACACCTATCATTGATTTTGATCTAAAAGCATATTTCCCGGAGGCAGCCAAAGCTGCTAATATTAGCCAAAAGACAGTGGTTGTTATGGTGCAAGTTGACGAACAAGGTGTACTCCAAGGAGTCAAAATTGTTTCAGGGCGAGCGGGATACGGATTCGATGAAGCTGCAATTAAAATCATCCAACGTGCAAGGTTTACACCTGGTTATGACAAAGGAAAACCAACTCGAATGGCACATAGATTGCCCATCAGTTTTGATTTAGAAGAGGATTAA